CAAAAGATATCGGTCGGAAGGCGAAGGAGTCCCTGGAAAAGGTCGAAGCCCTTCAAAAGGTGTTTACTGAAACCAAGAATGCCGTGGATGAGTTGATCGAGGGTATCGGGGAGGCGGCTGAGGGGAGCTTGAAATCCGGTGAAAATATTAAAGCCCTTGAAGGAAGGATGCGACAGATCGACAAGATCGTTGACGCCATTACGAATGTGGCCATGCAGACCAATCTATTGGCGGTGAACGGCGGCATTGAAGCGGCCCGAGCCGGCGAATACGGAAAGGGCTTTGCGGTGGTTGCTTCCGACATCCGGACCCTGGCCAATGACTCGGAGCAGAATGCGGAAAAAATTAAAGACCTTGTTCGTTCAATTCAGGACCAGGTTCTCATCGTGGCCGATGACATTCAGCAAACAGGTGTAAGTGCCCGTCAGGAGGTGGAAAACGCGAAGGAGACCAATAGAAACCTGGCCATGGCGGAAGGAGACATGAACGAAGTTCGGGAAGGCGTTTTCCAGATCCGGAATGCCTCAGAAGAAGCCGTCAAGCAGGTACAGGAGGCCCGGGCCGGAGTAGAGCAGATTGCAGCCGCGGCCCAGCAGGCGTCGAGTGCGGCCCAGCAGGCCTCAGCCAGCGCCACGCAGCAGGCCAGGGGCATGCAGGAACTGGCTCAGGCTATAGAGGATATCTCTGCCCTTGCAGACGAGCTTCAAGCCTGAAAAGGGCCATTCAGATTAAGGAGATCGACCATGCACGAAGAAACGCAGATACAAACAATGGAAAGCCAGCTTGTCGCCTTTTCCCTTGGAGGTCAGGAACTGGCGTTTCCCATTGTAATGGTTCAGGAAATCGTTAAACCTTCAATGATCACCCGATTGCCGAATGCCCCCGATTATGTGGAAGGAGTCGCTAATCTCAGAGGAAGTATTCTCCCGGTAGTCAACCTGAGACATCGGCTCGGTATGGAGGTGAAGGAGCAGGACGAAGAGACCCGCGTGGTTGTCTTGAACGTGGACGGGACTGCGACAGGAGTTGTAGTGGACAGCGTTTCGGAAGTCCTCCATGTCGACGAGAAGAATATCGAGGCACCACCGGATATGGTAGAGGGGATCGAGGGTCAATACATCCAGGGCGTCGCCAAAACGAGCGGCGGAAAACGCCTCACCATGGTCCTTTCAGCCGATAAGGTCATCCCCGGACAGGATCAGGATAGCGTGAAACGAATCGGAACTTCCCTGGACGGCGGGACTCGTGGAAACCTCAGCGACAAAGCCCGGCAAACAGAAGACGAAGAACTGCTCGTGACTTTCAAGCTTGCGGGTGAAGAATTCGCGGTGGACATCATGCGGGTCCAGGAGATTGTCAGGGTAGGAGAGATCACCAAGGTGCCCAAGGCACCGGCGTATATTCTGGGAATCACCCTGTTAAGGGATCGACTGCTCCCAATAGTGGATCTCAGGGTTCTTTTGGGAATCGAAACATTGGAGAGAATCCCTTATGAGGGTCAGAGCGAGGAGAAGGCTCCCGACGGGAAAACCCTTCACACGGATGATACGGAAGATACCCGGCGTATTGTGGTCCTGGACATGGAAGGTGTTCTTACCGGGATACTGGTGGATTCAGTGTCAGAGGTCTTGCGGTTACCCAAGAGCAGAATCGAAGCACCTCCGTCCATTATAGACAGGGAACAGAGCTCGAAGTTGAAAGGGGTGGGAAAGTTAGAGAACGGATCAAGGCTGCTGATGCTCCTTGACGCTGACAACCTTATATCAACGGA
This sequence is a window from Deltaproteobacteria bacterium. Protein-coding genes within it:
- a CDS encoding chemotaxis protein CheW; the encoded protein is MHEETQIQTMESQLVAFSLGGQELAFPIVMVQEIVKPSMITRLPNAPDYVEGVANLRGSILPVVNLRHRLGMEVKEQDEETRVVVLNVDGTATGVVVDSVSEVLHVDEKNIEAPPDMVEGIEGQYIQGVAKTSGGKRLTMVLSADKVIPGQDQDSVKRIGTSLDGGTRGNLSDKARQTEDEELLVTFKLAGEEFAVDIMRVQEIVRVGEITKVPKAPAYILGITLLRDRLLPIVDLRVLLGIETLERIPYEGQSEEKAPDGKTLHTDDTEDTRRIVVLDMEGVLTGILVDSVSEVLRLPKSRIEAPPSIIDREQSSKLKGVGKLENGSRLLMLLDADNLISTDQKKVLAAAAGPAVDRRERAGDEERADERQVVCFMIEGEEYGIDIMKVQEIIRIDDITRIPNAPEFVEGVVNLRGSVLPVIDLRGRFGMERTGRADQNRIVVVDISGKTTGIIVDFVSEVLRIQGSMIEPPPEVISDFGLKARYIDGIGKLEEGRRTIVLINADALLAVDESNVMAAVKEAGTLEPESGNPKVDVGSKKTSKRTASRKSASGKKPLNTEKKTNGKAGNTTKKRNTSKSSK